In a single window of the Caloenas nicobarica isolate bCalNic1 chromosome 8, bCalNic1.hap1, whole genome shotgun sequence genome:
- the MRPS22 gene encoding small ribosomal subunit protein mS22 — MAALGWAGGPGRLARAARALWGWRARRGLAQDAGAAAGKAARPAFGDEAVQNLLCRMTGLNLQKVFRPVKKQLKPPKYKLMTEAQLEEATRKAIEEAKEKLAMPPVLNEREPIDDVLADDKILEGTETTKYVFTDLTYSIPHRERFIVVREPNGVLRKATWEERDRMIQIFFPKEGRRVIPPVMFKDEHLGTVFQQDRHEDILNMCIAQFEPDSPDYIRVHHRTYDDIEKHAKYDLLRSTRHFGGMVWYLVNRKKTDGLLIDMINRDLLDDATCLVTLYHMLHPECQSAKEAKEGKLQGVDLIKVFVKTESQKEGYIQLALQAYQEAMASSTAS, encoded by the exons ATGGCGGCGCTCGGCtgggcgggcgggccggggcggctgGCGCGCGCGGCGCGGGCGCTGTGGGGCTGGCGCGCGCGGCGGGGGCTGGCGCAGGACGCGGGGGCCGCGGCCG GGAAGGCCGCCCGGCCCGCCTTTGGGGATGAGGCCGTGCAGAACCTGCTCTGCAGAATGACCGGGCTCAACCTGCAGAAGGTCTTCAGGCCGgtgaagaagcagctgaagcCGCCCAAGTACAAGCTGATGACAGAAGCCCAGCTGGAAGAG gccaCAAGAAAAGCCATTGAGGAAGCTAAAGAAAAACTAGCCATGCCTCCAGTTTTGAATGAACGAGAGCCAATTGATGATGTCTTAGCAGATGATAAAATCCTTGAAGGAACTGAAACTACAAAATACGTGTTTACAGATTTAACTTACTCCATTCCACATCGT GAGCGTTTCATTGTAGTTAGAGAACCAAATGGTGTATTACGCAAAGCAACCTGGGAGGAACGAGACAGAATGATACAGATATTTTTCCCAAAAGAAGGGCGCAGAGTTATCCCCCCGGTGATGTTCAAGGATGAGCACCTTGGG ACTGTGTTTCAACAAGACCGTCATGAGGACATCCTTAACATGTGCATTGCTCAGTTTGAGCCAGATTCACCAGACTATATCAGA GTCCATCATCGGACATATGACGACATTGAGAAACATGCCAAATATGATCTGCTCCGTTCAACGAGACACTTTGGAGGAATGGTGTGGTATCTAgtaaatagaaagaaaacagatggcTTACTAATAGATATGATCAACAGAGACTT GCTGGATGACGCTACATGTTTAGTCACACTGTATCATATGCTTCACCCTGAATGTCAATCAGCAAAAGAAGCTAAAGAAGGGAAGCTCCAAGGAGTTGATCTAATCAAG GTATTTGTGAAAACCGAATCACAGAAAGAAGGCTACATACAACTGGCCCTCCAGGCTTACCAAGAAGCAATGGCTTCTTCTACAGCTTCATGA
- the COPB2 gene encoding coatomer subunit beta' isoform X2, which yields MPLRLDIKRKLTARSDRVKSVDLHPTEPWMLASLYNGSVCVWNHETQTLVKTFEVCDLPVRAAKFVARKNWVVTGADDMQIRVFNYNTLERVHMFEAHSDYIRCIAVHPTQPFILTSSDDMLIKLWDWDKKWSCSQVFEGHTHYVMQIVINPKDNNQFASASLDRTIKVWQLGSSSPNFTLEGHEKGVNCIDYYSGGDKPYLISGADDRLVKIWDYQNKTCVQTLEGHAQNVSCVSFHPELPIIITGSEDGTVRIWHSSTYRLESTLNYGMERVWCVASLRGSNNVALGYDEGSIIVKLGREEPAMSMDANGKIIWAKHSEVQQANLKAMGDAEIKDGERLPLAVKDMGSCEIYPQTIQHNPNGRFVVVCGDGEYIIYTAMALRNKSFGSAQEFAWAHDSSEYAIRESNSVVKIFKNFKEKKSFKPDFGAEGIYGGFLLGVRSVNGLAFYDWENTELIRRIEIQPKHIFWSDSGELVCIATEESFFILKYLSEKVAAAQETHEGVTEDGIEDAFEVLGEIQEIVKTGLWVGDCFIYTSSVNRLNYYVGGEIVTIAHLDRTMYLLGYIPKDNRLYLGDKELNIVSYSLLVSVLEYQTAVMRRDFGMADKVLPTIPKEQRTRVAHFLEKQGFKQQALAVSTDPEHRFELALQLGELKIAYQLAVEAESEQKWKQLAELAISKCQFGLAQECLHHAQDYGGLLLLATASGNANMVNKLAEGAEKDGKNNVAFMSYFLQGKLDSCLELLIKTGRLPEAAFLARTYLPSQVSRVVKLWRENLSKVNQKAAESLADPTEYENLFPGLKEAFVAEEYVKQSLADLRPAREYPLVTPNEERNVLEEAKGFEPTGVVAPQKAEEPVPSAKPEVMKTVLQNSDPIPTRDQKTLLDLEDDLDNLDLEDIDTTDINLDEEILDE from the exons ATG ccTCTCCGACTTGATATAAAGCGGAAACTAACAGCTCGGTCTGACCGGGTGAAGAGCGTAGACTTGCATCCCACGGAACCATGGATGTTGGCTAGCCTTTACAATGGCAGTGTCTGTGTTTGGAACCATGAAACACAG actCTGGTGAAGACTTTTGAAGTGTGCGACCTGCCAGTGAGAGCTGCCAAATTTGTGGCAAGAAAGAACTGGGTTGTTACAGGAGCT GATGACATGCAAATTAGAGTTTTTAATTATAACACCTTGGAAAGAGTTCACATGTTTGAAGCACATTCAGATTACATTCGTTGTATTGCTGTGCATCCCACACAGCCTTTCATACTGACAAGCAGCG atgacATGCTCATTAAACTCTGGGACTGGGATAAAAAATGGTCTTGCTCTCAGGTGTTTGAAGGACACACCCATTATGTCATGCAGATTGTTATAAACCCAAAAGACAATAACCAGTTTGCCAGTGCCTCCTTGGATAGGACAATCAAG gtGTGGCAGCTTGGCTCTTCATCACCCAACTTTACTTTGGAAGGCCATGAGAAAGGAGTGAACTGCATTGACTATTACAGCGGGGGAGACAAGCCGTATCTCATTTCAGGTGCAGATGACCGGCTGGTTAAGATCTGGGATTACCAG aataaaacaTGTGTGCAAACACTGGAAGGACATGCTCAAAATGTGTCGTGTGTCAGCTTCCATCCTGAATTGCCTATCATTATCACAGGCTCAGAAGATG GAACTGTGCGCATTTGGCATTCAAGCACTTACCGCCTGGAAAGTACCCTCAACTACGGTATGGAGAGAGTGTGGTGTGTGGCCAGTTTAAGAGGATCCAATAACGTGGCTTTGGGATATGATGAAGGCAGCATTATTGTTAAG CTGGGTCGTGAAGAACCTGCCATGTCCATGgatgcaaatggaaaaattatttgggCTAAACATTCAGAAGTCCAGCAGGCTAACTTAAAAGCTATGGGAGATGCTGAAATCAAAGATGGAGAAAGATTGCCACTGGCTGTGAAGGATATGGGGAGCTGTGAAATCTATCCTCAGACAATTCAGCACAACCCTAACGGACG GTTTGTAGTAGTGTGTGGTGACGGCGAATACATTATCTACACAGCCATGGCTTTGCGAAACAAGAGCTTTGGTTCTGCACAGGAGTTTGCTTGGGCACATGATTCTTCAGA ATACGCAATCAGGGAGAGCAACAGCGTtgtaaagatatttaaaaatttcaaagagaagaaatcatTCAAGCCTGATTTTGGAGCAGAAG GCATCTATGGTGGCTTCCTGTTGGGGGTCAGATCTGTTAATGGTTTGGCATTCTATGATTGGGAAAACACAGAACTGATTCGCAGAATTGAGATTCAGCCCAAACAC ATTTTCTGGTCTGATTCGGGTGAGCTTGTCTGCATTGCTACGGAAGAGTCATTCTTCATTCTGAAATACCTGTCAGAAAAAGTTGCAGCAGCCCAAGAAACACATGAAGGTGTCACTGAAGATGGAATTGAAGATGCTTTTGAG GTTCTTGGTGAGATTCAGGAGATTGTGAAAACAGGCTTGTGGGTGGGTGACTGCTTTATTTACACCAGTTCTGTGAACAGACTCAACTACTATGTTGGAGGAGAAATTGTCACTATTGCCCATTTAGACAG gaCAATGTATCTTTTGGGGTATATCCCAAAGGACAACCGACTTTATTTGGGTGATAAGGAGCTAAACATTGTTAGCTACTCTTTGCTGGTCTCAGTGCTTGAATATCAAACTGCGGTGATGAGAAGAGACTTCGGTATGGCTGATAAAGTTCTTCCCACGATTCCAAAAGAACAGAGAACGAGAGTTgcacattttcttgaaaaacag ggctTCAAACAACAAGCTCTTGCAGTATCTACAGATCCAGAGCATCGTTTTGAACTTGCTCTTCAACTTGGAGAATTAAAAATAGCATATCAGCTTGCCGTGGAAGCAGAG TCAGAACAGAAATGGAAGCAACTTGCTGAGCTTGCCATTAGTAAATGCCAGTTTGGCTTAGCCCAGGAGTGTCTCCACCACGCACAAGACTACGGGGGACTGCTGCTCCTGGCGACAGCTTCGGGAAATGCTAACATGGTGAATAAGTTAGctgaaggagcagaaaaagATGGCAAGAACAACGTTGCATTTATGAGCTACTTCTTGCAGGGAAA gctTGATTCATGTTTGGAACTCCTGATTAAAACTGGACGTCTCccagaagctgcttttcttgcaCGGACATATTTGCCAAGCCAAGTTTCAAG GGTTGTTAAACTGTGGCGGGAGAACCTCTCTAAAGTCAATCAAAAAGCTGCTGAGTCCCTTGCTGATCCTACAGAATATGAAAATCTTTTCCCTGGATTAAAGGAAGCTTTTGTTGCTGAAGAGTATGTTAAACAAAGTCTTGCTGACTTGCGGCCAGCCAGGGAATACCCCCTTGTCACT ccaaatgaagaaagaaacGTACTTGAAGAAGCAAAAGGCTTTGAGCCTACTGGAGTAGTGGCACCTCAG AAGGCTGAGGAACCAGTTCCATCTGCTAAACCGGAAGTGATGAAGACAGTTTTGCAGAATTCTGATCCAATTCCAACAAGAGATCAAAAG acACTTCTGGACTTGGAAGATGACTTGGATAACCTAGATCTGGAAGATATTGATACCACAGATATCAATCTGGATGAAGAGATCTTAGATGAGTGA
- the COPB2 gene encoding coatomer subunit beta' isoform X1, translating to MPLRLDIKRKLTARSDRVKSVDLHPTEPWMLASLYNGSVCVWNHETQTLVKTFEVCDLPVRAAKFVARKNWVVTGADDMQIRVFNYNTLERVHMFEAHSDYIRCIAVHPTQPFILTSSDDMLIKLWDWDKKWSCSQVFEGHTHYVMQIVINPKDNNQFASASLDRTIKVWQLGSSSPNFTLEGHEKGVNCIDYYSGGDKPYLISGADDRLVKIWDYQNKTCVQTLEGHAQNVSCVSFHPELPIIITGSEDGTVRIWHSSTYRLESTLNYGMERVWCVASLRGSNNVALGYDEGSIIVKLGREEPAMSMDANGKIIWAKHSEVQQANLKAMGDAEIKDGERLPLAVKDMGSCEIYPQTIQHNPNGRFVVVCGDGEYIIYTAMALRNKSFGSAQEFAWAHDSSEYAIRESNSVVKIFKNFKEKKSFKPDFGAEGIYGGFLLGVRSVNGLAFYDWENTELIRRIEIQPKHIFWSDSGELVCIATEESFFILKYLSEKVAAAQETHEGVTEDGIEDAFEVLGEIQEIVKTGLWVGDCFIYTSSVNRLNYYVGGEIVTIAHLDRTMYLLGYIPKDNRLYLGDKELNIVSYSLLVSVLEYQTAVMRRDFGMADKVLPTIPKEQRTRVAHFLEKQGFKQQALAVSTDPEHRFELALQLGELKIAYQLAVEAESEQKWKQLAELAISKCQFGLAQECLHHAQDYGGLLLLATASGNANMVNKLAEGAEKDGKNNVAFMSYFLQGKLDSCLELLIKTGRLPEAAFLARTYLPSQVSRVVKLWRENLSKVNQKAAESLADPTEYENLFPGLKEAFVAEEYVKQSLADLRPAREYPLVTPNEERNVLEEAKGFEPTGVVAPQQKAEEPVPSAKPEVMKTVLQNSDPIPTRDQKTLLDLEDDLDNLDLEDIDTTDINLDEEILDE from the exons ATG ccTCTCCGACTTGATATAAAGCGGAAACTAACAGCTCGGTCTGACCGGGTGAAGAGCGTAGACTTGCATCCCACGGAACCATGGATGTTGGCTAGCCTTTACAATGGCAGTGTCTGTGTTTGGAACCATGAAACACAG actCTGGTGAAGACTTTTGAAGTGTGCGACCTGCCAGTGAGAGCTGCCAAATTTGTGGCAAGAAAGAACTGGGTTGTTACAGGAGCT GATGACATGCAAATTAGAGTTTTTAATTATAACACCTTGGAAAGAGTTCACATGTTTGAAGCACATTCAGATTACATTCGTTGTATTGCTGTGCATCCCACACAGCCTTTCATACTGACAAGCAGCG atgacATGCTCATTAAACTCTGGGACTGGGATAAAAAATGGTCTTGCTCTCAGGTGTTTGAAGGACACACCCATTATGTCATGCAGATTGTTATAAACCCAAAAGACAATAACCAGTTTGCCAGTGCCTCCTTGGATAGGACAATCAAG gtGTGGCAGCTTGGCTCTTCATCACCCAACTTTACTTTGGAAGGCCATGAGAAAGGAGTGAACTGCATTGACTATTACAGCGGGGGAGACAAGCCGTATCTCATTTCAGGTGCAGATGACCGGCTGGTTAAGATCTGGGATTACCAG aataaaacaTGTGTGCAAACACTGGAAGGACATGCTCAAAATGTGTCGTGTGTCAGCTTCCATCCTGAATTGCCTATCATTATCACAGGCTCAGAAGATG GAACTGTGCGCATTTGGCATTCAAGCACTTACCGCCTGGAAAGTACCCTCAACTACGGTATGGAGAGAGTGTGGTGTGTGGCCAGTTTAAGAGGATCCAATAACGTGGCTTTGGGATATGATGAAGGCAGCATTATTGTTAAG CTGGGTCGTGAAGAACCTGCCATGTCCATGgatgcaaatggaaaaattatttgggCTAAACATTCAGAAGTCCAGCAGGCTAACTTAAAAGCTATGGGAGATGCTGAAATCAAAGATGGAGAAAGATTGCCACTGGCTGTGAAGGATATGGGGAGCTGTGAAATCTATCCTCAGACAATTCAGCACAACCCTAACGGACG GTTTGTAGTAGTGTGTGGTGACGGCGAATACATTATCTACACAGCCATGGCTTTGCGAAACAAGAGCTTTGGTTCTGCACAGGAGTTTGCTTGGGCACATGATTCTTCAGA ATACGCAATCAGGGAGAGCAACAGCGTtgtaaagatatttaaaaatttcaaagagaagaaatcatTCAAGCCTGATTTTGGAGCAGAAG GCATCTATGGTGGCTTCCTGTTGGGGGTCAGATCTGTTAATGGTTTGGCATTCTATGATTGGGAAAACACAGAACTGATTCGCAGAATTGAGATTCAGCCCAAACAC ATTTTCTGGTCTGATTCGGGTGAGCTTGTCTGCATTGCTACGGAAGAGTCATTCTTCATTCTGAAATACCTGTCAGAAAAAGTTGCAGCAGCCCAAGAAACACATGAAGGTGTCACTGAAGATGGAATTGAAGATGCTTTTGAG GTTCTTGGTGAGATTCAGGAGATTGTGAAAACAGGCTTGTGGGTGGGTGACTGCTTTATTTACACCAGTTCTGTGAACAGACTCAACTACTATGTTGGAGGAGAAATTGTCACTATTGCCCATTTAGACAG gaCAATGTATCTTTTGGGGTATATCCCAAAGGACAACCGACTTTATTTGGGTGATAAGGAGCTAAACATTGTTAGCTACTCTTTGCTGGTCTCAGTGCTTGAATATCAAACTGCGGTGATGAGAAGAGACTTCGGTATGGCTGATAAAGTTCTTCCCACGATTCCAAAAGAACAGAGAACGAGAGTTgcacattttcttgaaaaacag ggctTCAAACAACAAGCTCTTGCAGTATCTACAGATCCAGAGCATCGTTTTGAACTTGCTCTTCAACTTGGAGAATTAAAAATAGCATATCAGCTTGCCGTGGAAGCAGAG TCAGAACAGAAATGGAAGCAACTTGCTGAGCTTGCCATTAGTAAATGCCAGTTTGGCTTAGCCCAGGAGTGTCTCCACCACGCACAAGACTACGGGGGACTGCTGCTCCTGGCGACAGCTTCGGGAAATGCTAACATGGTGAATAAGTTAGctgaaggagcagaaaaagATGGCAAGAACAACGTTGCATTTATGAGCTACTTCTTGCAGGGAAA gctTGATTCATGTTTGGAACTCCTGATTAAAACTGGACGTCTCccagaagctgcttttcttgcaCGGACATATTTGCCAAGCCAAGTTTCAAG GGTTGTTAAACTGTGGCGGGAGAACCTCTCTAAAGTCAATCAAAAAGCTGCTGAGTCCCTTGCTGATCCTACAGAATATGAAAATCTTTTCCCTGGATTAAAGGAAGCTTTTGTTGCTGAAGAGTATGTTAAACAAAGTCTTGCTGACTTGCGGCCAGCCAGGGAATACCCCCTTGTCACT ccaaatgaagaaagaaacGTACTTGAAGAAGCAAAAGGCTTTGAGCCTACTGGAGTAGTGGCACCTCAG CAGAAGGCTGAGGAACCAGTTCCATCTGCTAAACCGGAAGTGATGAAGACAGTTTTGCAGAATTCTGATCCAATTCCAACAAGAGATCAAAAG acACTTCTGGACTTGGAAGATGACTTGGATAACCTAGATCTGGAAGATATTGATACCACAGATATCAATCTGGATGAAGAGATCTTAGATGAGTGA